The Sorangiineae bacterium MSr11367 genome window below encodes:
- a CDS encoding pyridoxal-phosphate dependent enzyme, which produces MNRRPDGPLTGDALAFGAQHVVPARALLSEFMNYAPTPLRHLPWMERELGVGAVLLKDEAGRMGMGSFKALGGAHSVLCHVRRHGSASTTVACASAGNHGLSVAAGARAAGVRSVVCLSEAVPQSFEARLRALGAETLRGGRDYEASLRLLEARAKERGWTIISDTVPLHAAGQDATPVREVMQGYTVLCDEAATDCEGQGGPPTHVFVQAGVGGLAAVCASYFRERWGDVVFVVVEPMSAACLLESARRGAPGHIADHAAGATILGRLDCREPSVLAFRVLSPLADAFAAITDAAAEEAVRAVARDGVAQSPCGAAGAAGLLAACHDAGTRSVLGIGPRARILLIGTEAPVPS; this is translated from the coding sequence ATGAATCGCCGCCCGGATGGGCCCCTCACCGGCGACGCGCTGGCCTTTGGCGCGCAGCATGTCGTCCCCGCACGGGCGCTGCTGTCCGAGTTCATGAACTATGCGCCCACGCCGCTGCGGCACCTTCCGTGGATGGAGCGCGAGCTCGGCGTCGGCGCGGTGCTGCTGAAGGATGAAGCGGGGCGCATGGGCATGGGCAGCTTCAAGGCCCTGGGCGGCGCGCATTCGGTGCTTTGCCACGTGCGCCGCCATGGCTCGGCGTCCACCACCGTCGCCTGCGCGAGCGCCGGCAACCATGGCCTCTCCGTCGCCGCCGGCGCACGGGCCGCGGGCGTGCGAAGCGTGGTGTGCTTGAGCGAGGCCGTTCCCCAGAGTTTCGAAGCGCGCTTGCGTGCCCTGGGCGCCGAAACGCTGCGCGGCGGGCGAGACTACGAGGCGAGCCTGCGTCTGCTGGAGGCACGCGCCAAGGAACGCGGCTGGACGATCATCTCCGACACCGTGCCGCTTCACGCGGCCGGGCAGGATGCCACACCCGTTCGCGAGGTCATGCAGGGCTACACCGTCTTGTGCGACGAGGCGGCGACGGATTGCGAGGGGCAGGGCGGGCCGCCCACGCACGTCTTCGTGCAGGCGGGCGTTGGCGGACTCGCGGCCGTTTGCGCATCGTATTTTCGCGAGCGCTGGGGCGACGTCGTCTTCGTCGTCGTCGAGCCCATGTCCGCCGCGTGCCTGCTGGAGAGCGCCCGGCGCGGGGCGCCCGGGCACATCGCGGATCACGCGGCGGGGGCGACCATCCTCGGACGCCTCGATTGCCGCGAGCCCTCGGTCCTCGCCTTCCGCGTGCTCTCGCCGCTGGCCGATGCGTTCGCCGCCATCACCGACGCGGCCGCCGAGGAAGCCGTCCGCGCGGTCGCGCGCGACGGCGTCGCACAGTCCCCGTGCGGTGCGGCGGGGGCCGCCGGCCTTCTCGCCGCGTGCCACGACGCGGGGACGCGTTCGGTCCTGGGCATCGGTCCCCGCGCCCGCATCCTTCTCATTGGCACCGAAGCCCCCGTACCGTCATGA
- a CDS encoding DUF418 domain-containing protein has translation MLEVALPEARDGGVDASRATPVGTASRIQDLDVLRGAALLGVLMMNLVDGFRVPYPLRFPLTPDPSWVNRAAQNVLAVVLQGKAMTMFSLLFGVGMCIFYERAQARGASPIPLLARRLIVLLAFGLAHMLLLWNGDVLTSYAVSGLIALPLIRRRPATLLAVAVALLGGRAFILWLWPTLIPPSGGATAEHYRDALSIYGSGSYFDVVKFRASEVWYFMFRFSFLEVPTEVSNFLIGACIWHAGILRDVERYRHPLVWVARIGIAVGAGYAILRLTPAGEALNPHAKDEILRASSSAILRLFTLGYGALFLLLLQRPGARAALLRIAPLGQMAFTNYLSHSFFFTTLFYGYAFGLLTTVGVAWAMVLGVAVYIGQCILSTYWLRRFRFGPFEWAWRCLTYGKLQPMRR, from the coding sequence ATGCTGGAAGTCGCATTGCCAGAAGCTCGAGACGGTGGCGTCGATGCTTCACGCGCAACCCCGGTCGGCACCGCCTCGCGCATTCAAGACCTCGACGTGCTCCGCGGCGCGGCGCTCCTGGGTGTGCTCATGATGAACCTCGTGGACGGCTTCCGCGTCCCCTACCCGCTGCGTTTTCCGCTTACACCCGACCCATCGTGGGTCAATCGGGCCGCCCAGAACGTGCTCGCGGTGGTGCTCCAAGGCAAGGCCATGACCATGTTCTCGCTGCTGTTCGGCGTGGGCATGTGCATCTTCTACGAGCGTGCGCAGGCGCGTGGAGCGTCGCCCATCCCGCTGCTCGCGCGCCGCCTGATCGTGCTGCTCGCATTCGGCCTCGCGCACATGCTCCTGCTTTGGAATGGGGACGTGCTCACGTCGTATGCCGTCTCCGGGCTCATCGCACTCCCATTGATCCGAAGACGCCCGGCCACCCTGCTGGCCGTGGCCGTGGCCTTGCTCGGGGGGCGCGCGTTCATTCTTTGGCTTTGGCCCACCCTGATTCCGCCCTCGGGCGGCGCCACCGCCGAGCACTATCGAGATGCGCTCTCCATCTATGGATCGGGAAGCTATTTCGATGTGGTGAAGTTCCGCGCGTCCGAAGTTTGGTATTTCATGTTTCGGTTTTCCTTTTTGGAAGTCCCCACCGAGGTAAGCAATTTTCTCATTGGCGCGTGCATTTGGCACGCGGGCATCCTTCGCGACGTCGAACGCTACCGGCACCCGCTCGTTTGGGTGGCACGGATCGGCATCGCGGTGGGGGCGGGCTATGCCATTCTCCGCCTGACCCCAGCCGGTGAAGCACTGAATCCGCATGCCAAGGACGAAATCCTTCGCGCCTCGAGCAGTGCCATTCTGCGCCTATTCACCTTGGGTTACGGGGCGCTTTTCCTGCTGTTGCTGCAACGCCCCGGTGCCCGTGCGGCCTTGCTGCGCATCGCCCCCCTCGGGCAAATGGCATTTACGAATTATCTATCTCATTCCTTTTTCTTCACGACTCTCTTCTATGGATACGCCTTTGGCCTGCTGACGACGGTCGGTGTGGCCTGGGCGATGGTGCTCGGCGTGGCCGTGTATATCGGGCAATGCATCCTCAGCACGTATTGGCTCCGGCGATTCCGATTCGGACCGTTCGAGTGGGCGTGGCGCTGCCTCACCTACGGCAAGCTGCAACCCATGCGGCGCTGA
- a CDS encoding Lrp/AsnC family transcriptional regulator: MRKDRYDVLDRIDRAILAHLQEDARVTAEAMAPDVGLSIAAVQRRIKRLREEGVIQKEIAVVDPFKLGQAMTFVVSVELDRERLTDLDDFERTMRTEPQVQQCYRVTGTTDFVLVILARDMTDFETFTRRALYENGNVRRFTTNVVTSRVKVGLAVPIDAS, from the coding sequence ATGCGCAAAGATCGATATGACGTTCTCGACCGTATCGACCGTGCCATCCTCGCGCACCTGCAAGAGGACGCGCGCGTGACCGCCGAGGCGATGGCGCCCGACGTGGGACTCTCCATCGCCGCCGTTCAGCGGCGCATCAAACGGCTGCGCGAAGAGGGCGTCATTCAAAAGGAGATTGCCGTGGTCGACCCGTTCAAACTCGGCCAGGCGATGACCTTCGTCGTCTCCGTCGAGTTGGACCGCGAGCGCCTCACGGATCTGGACGACTTCGAGCGCACCATGCGCACGGAGCCGCAGGTGCAACAGTGCTACCGCGTGACGGGGACGACGGACTTCGTGCTGGTCATCCTCGCGCGCGACATGACCGACTTCGAGACCTTCACGCGCCGCGCCCTGTATGAAAATGGCAATGTGCGGCGCTTCACCACCAACGTCGTCACCAGCCGGGTCAAGGTTGGGCTGGCAGTACCCATCGACGCGTCATGA
- a CDS encoding MOSC domain-containing protein, which translates to MNIGHLAAICRYPIKGFHPQKLARVELLAGGGIPHDRRFAIANGQVRLALEGGNVPAWVPCQAFVRLTQNTDLPSFDVDFDEDGLALRIRSPRGDTIHVDCTDPKSVAACNLALAGWFPEGPQGSPGLVEAEGFGLWDHRDAEISIINLETVRELARAAGVELDPLRFRGNVYLEGLAAWGELSLIGRRIRIGDAELEIIRPIDRCKATSVNPSTAAVDVHVPLVLARTFGHVFCGVYARIVRAGRAAVGDGCHEVGIASDRTRFGGAVDTAPAPHEWARAAKVERRRDESPRVTSFWLRDALAHLRGPWRPGQHVRIHASPALDAAAGPAWRCYTVSDVTDDGLLRISVKREPEGRLSSHLHDAVREGDDLVLSGPFGEFTVPPDPRTPPPPLVFVSAGIGITPIAAMLRGLPRDYPAPIHIVHGARTEDELALWSEVTALASAFPSATTELYLSRASEAACARLGARPGRIDFGRLRRTWPLEGAGIYLCGPDALLHAAKSAWPHPIHYEVFISPRRAAPANAKPPAPGPFRVRFARSRVEATWREGDTLLELAERAGLALASSCRSGVCQSCRHRVTEGSVAHVADLLEDPAAGTALLCCAVPTSDVCIEG; encoded by the coding sequence ATGAACATTGGCCACCTCGCGGCGATATGCCGTTATCCCATCAAAGGATTTCACCCGCAGAAGCTCGCCCGCGTCGAGCTTTTGGCCGGCGGCGGAATCCCGCACGATCGACGATTCGCCATCGCGAACGGTCAGGTACGCCTCGCGCTGGAGGGCGGCAACGTGCCCGCGTGGGTGCCCTGCCAGGCCTTCGTGCGCCTCACCCAGAATACCGATTTGCCGTCCTTCGACGTCGACTTCGACGAGGACGGCCTCGCACTTCGCATTCGCTCCCCGCGCGGCGACACGATCCATGTCGATTGCACCGATCCAAAAAGCGTGGCCGCGTGCAACCTCGCCTTGGCCGGCTGGTTCCCGGAGGGGCCGCAAGGCTCGCCGGGGCTCGTCGAGGCGGAGGGCTTCGGCTTGTGGGACCATCGGGACGCGGAGATCTCGATCATCAACCTGGAGACCGTTCGCGAGCTCGCGCGGGCTGCAGGGGTCGAGCTCGATCCCCTGCGGTTTCGCGGCAACGTCTACCTCGAAGGGCTCGCGGCGTGGGGAGAGCTCTCGCTGATCGGGCGGCGCATTCGCATCGGGGATGCCGAGTTGGAGATCATTCGCCCCATCGATCGGTGCAAGGCGACGTCGGTCAATCCGAGCACCGCCGCCGTCGACGTGCACGTCCCGCTGGTGCTCGCGCGGACCTTCGGGCACGTCTTTTGTGGCGTCTACGCGCGCATCGTGCGCGCCGGCCGGGCTGCGGTGGGGGATGGTTGCCACGAGGTAGGCATCGCCTCGGACCGCACGCGGTTCGGGGGCGCCGTCGACACGGCGCCCGCGCCGCACGAATGGGCCCGCGCGGCCAAGGTCGAGCGCCGCAGAGACGAGAGCCCGCGCGTGACGAGCTTTTGGCTGCGCGATGCGCTCGCGCACCTGCGGGGCCCGTGGCGGCCGGGTCAACACGTGCGCATCCATGCCTCGCCCGCGCTGGATGCGGCGGCGGGGCCTGCGTGGCGTTGCTACACGGTGTCCGACGTCACCGACGATGGCCTGCTCCGCATCAGCGTCAAACGCGAGCCGGAGGGCCGCCTCTCGTCGCACCTGCACGACGCCGTGCGCGAAGGCGATGATCTCGTTCTCTCGGGCCCCTTCGGCGAGTTCACCGTGCCGCCGGATCCGCGCACGCCGCCTCCGCCCCTGGTTTTCGTCAGCGCGGGCATCGGCATCACGCCCATCGCGGCCATGCTGCGCGGCCTGCCGCGCGACTACCCTGCGCCGATCCACATCGTGCACGGCGCTCGAACCGAGGACGAACTCGCCCTCTGGTCGGAGGTCACGGCGCTCGCCTCCGCGTTCCCCTCGGCGACCACCGAGCTTTACCTGAGTCGCGCCAGCGAGGCGGCCTGCGCGCGGCTCGGCGCCCGGCCCGGTCGCATCGACTTCGGGCGGCTCCGTCGAACATGGCCCCTGGAGGGCGCCGGCATCTACTTGTGCGGGCCGGACGCCTTGCTGCACGCGGCCAAATCGGCCTGGCCACACCCCATTCACTACGAGGTGTTCATCTCCCCGCGCCGTGCCGCACCGGCCAACGCGAAACCGCCGGCCCCGGGCCCCTTTCGCGTGCGCTTTGCGCGCAGCCGGGTCGAAGCCACCTGGCGCGAGGGCGATACGCTGCTCGAACTGGCCGAGCGCGCGGGGTTGGCCCTCGCCTCCAGTTGCCGCAGCGGCGTATGCCAGAGTTGCCGCCACCGCGTCACCGAAGGCTCCGTCGCCCACGTCGCCGATCTTCTCGAGGATCCTGCGGCCGGAACGGCCTTGCTCTGCTGCGCCGTTCCCACGAGCGACGTGTGCATCGAGGGTTGA